A genomic region of Lysinibacillus sp. 2017 contains the following coding sequences:
- a CDS encoding outer membrane lipoprotein carrier protein LolA, translated as MKKIIYSTALICTLALGACNQAEDYSPQEILNQAMLETSDITSYYGEYTLTIDNEGSSTVKQWQKNSKVRIESVEETGDESFVINDGKTLTMYNKTTNSGSIFTMTDGEMEGYVPPTLQEQAQQMLNLVKNTHTISVGKDEKIAGHDTYHLIAKVKNKNSLIGDIEVWVDKKTWMTLKTVTTSEDMHLTQEYTKFEPNAKIDDTLFIAEVPADADMVTEQIETPDPITLEEATGLVGSFLQMPEQNGLTVVSIENMHVEETKEIALTYLQNGEPAFTLSILKPQEALKISADEAAEVRGLPASKTDLEQFKYIQWDEDGLRYGIIFNNPELTFEEVLPLTTQMEKVQ; from the coding sequence ATGAAAAAAATCATTTATTCAACAGCATTAATTTGTACGCTCGCTTTAGGTGCTTGTAATCAAGCAGAGGATTACTCCCCACAGGAAATTTTAAATCAAGCAATGCTGGAAACGTCTGATATTACCTCTTATTACGGAGAGTATACTTTGACAATAGACAATGAAGGAAGCTCTACCGTTAAGCAATGGCAAAAGAATAGTAAAGTCCGAATCGAATCAGTTGAGGAAACAGGCGATGAATCTTTTGTTATTAACGATGGCAAGACATTAACGATGTATAACAAAACTACAAATTCGGGCTCAATCTTTACAATGACGGACGGTGAAATGGAGGGCTATGTGCCACCTACCCTACAGGAGCAAGCACAGCAAATGCTTAATCTTGTAAAAAATACCCATACAATTTCTGTTGGGAAGGACGAAAAGATTGCCGGTCATGACACGTATCATTTAATTGCCAAGGTGAAAAATAAAAATTCCTTAATCGGTGATATTGAAGTTTGGGTCGATAAAAAAACGTGGATGACATTAAAAACAGTCACGACATCAGAAGATATGCATTTAACCCAGGAATATACGAAATTTGAACCGAATGCAAAAATTGACGATACGTTATTTATCGCAGAAGTTCCAGCTGATGCGGATATGGTGACAGAACAAATTGAAACGCCAGACCCCATTACATTAGAAGAAGCGACGGGACTTGTCGGCTCTTTTCTACAAATGCCCGAACAAAATGGATTAACAGTTGTTTCAATTGAGAATATGCATGTTGAGGAAACAAAAGAAATTGCCTTAACGTACCTGCAAAATGGTGAGCCAGCGTTTACGCTTTCAATTCTCAAACCACAAGAAGCACTTAAAATTTCAGCAGATGAGGCAGCAGAAGTTCGTGGTCTCCCTGCATCAAAGACGGATTTAGAACAATTTAAATATATTCAATGGGATGAAGACGGCCTACGCTACGGCATCATTTTTAATAATCCTGAATTAACTTTTGAGGAAGTTTTACCATTAACAACGCAAATGGAAAAAGTTCAGTAA
- the cbpA gene encoding cyclic di-AMP binding protein CbpA, with product MLVKQKYLKKKDVSFVKETDTISKVLGQLNDNGFRCIPVLDAAGEKFIGNIYKVEVLEYKLKEGDMKEPVKILAEEADAFIHENSSFFEVFHSIKQLPYLAVVDTKGNFAGILPHSKVFELLEEAWGYRTGSCAITIALPDTDGILIKVLTAVKKIWSVHCLFSLDDDTTYLRRVVITLSKGAKQSTVDEIEASILKQGARIIDLEVFDKENF from the coding sequence ATGTTAGTAAAACAAAAGTATTTAAAAAAGAAAGATGTTAGTTTTGTTAAAGAAACAGATACAATTTCAAAAGTATTGGGCCAATTAAATGACAACGGATTCCGCTGTATACCAGTATTAGACGCAGCAGGTGAAAAATTTATCGGCAATATTTATAAAGTCGAAGTCCTGGAGTACAAGCTAAAAGAGGGCGATATGAAAGAACCCGTTAAAATTTTAGCGGAAGAAGCGGATGCATTTATCCATGAAAACAGTTCTTTCTTTGAAGTGTTCCATTCGATCAAACAGTTACCATACTTAGCAGTTGTCGACACGAAAGGCAACTTCGCAGGGATTTTACCGCATTCAAAGGTATTTGAACTGTTAGAGGAAGCATGGGGTTACCGAACAGGGAGTTGTGCAATTACGATTGCCCTTCCGGATACAGACGGGATTTTAATCAAAGTATTAACAGCGGTTAAGAAAATTTGGTCTGTGCACTGTTTATTCTCCCTAGATGATGATACAACTTATCTTCGCCGTGTAGTCATCACCCTTTCAAAAGGTGCAAAGCAATCCACTGTCGATGAAATAGAAGCATCTATTTTAAAACAAGGGGCACGTATTATTGATCTAGAAGTATTCGATAAAGAAAACTTCTAA
- a CDS encoding serine protease has translation MNIINSGDSLFLLNVQQQLEYEKLNEYEFYFSMLRHDFLDTPSAIASMRDCWVYFYYKEVPDFNSELSLMYVLRRYILENVLKNPKFERLKKIAKGSITNALMCAAFTVNIFLDFLREIFESVPEIDVKFFSKFSNHSKMLFNEQFQQYQDYPKKLVIIEKTILKELRSQLEVNSERYEQAILKAIQFMDQYTLNEKELFDNKGYIH, from the coding sequence ATGAATATAATTAATAGCGGGGATTCCTTGTTTTTATTAAATGTACAACAACAACTTGAGTATGAAAAATTAAATGAATATGAATTCTATTTTAGCATGTTAAGGCATGATTTTTTAGATACGCCTTCTGCGATAGCTAGTATGAGAGATTGCTGGGTTTACTTTTATTATAAAGAGGTGCCGGATTTTAATTCGGAATTATCATTAATGTATGTATTACGTCGATATATTTTAGAAAATGTTCTAAAAAACCCAAAGTTCGAACGCTTAAAGAAAATTGCAAAAGGGTCGATTACGAACGCGTTAATGTGTGCTGCGTTCACTGTAAATATATTTCTCGACTTTCTACGAGAAATTTTTGAAAGTGTGCCAGAAATAGATGTTAAGTTTTTTTCTAAATTTAGCAATCATTCAAAGATGTTATTTAATGAACAATTTCAACAATATCAAGATTACCCTAAAAAATTAGTGATCATTGAAAAGACTATTTTAAAAGAGTTGCGTAGTCAATTGGAAGTGAATTCAGAACGTTATGAGCAAGCTATTCTAAAGGCAATTCAATTTATGGATCAATATACTTTAAACGAAAAAGAACTTTTTGATAATAAAGGTTATATTCATTAG
- a CDS encoding NAD(P)/FAD-dependent oxidoreductase: MSKEIVILGAGFAGVLAAQTARKYLSADEAKITVVNQFPTHQIITELHRLAGGTINEGAVALPLAKIFKGKDINLEIAKVNSFNVDDKKVVLSNGKTLSYDTLVVSLGSQTGFFGIPGLEENSFVLKSVDEANAIREHIEARIKAYAQTKDEADATIVIGGGGLTGVELVGEIVDHFPKVAAKYGVNFSDLKIKLVEAGPRILPVFPPNLIDRATESLSKRGVEFITSTPVTGVEGNVIQLKDREPIVANTLVWTGGVAALPLVAESGLAADRGKATINDFLQSTSHPEVFVIGDASAHIPNPGDRPTYAPTAQVAWQQGEIAGYNIFAQVKGADYKEFKFTNSGTLGSLGRKDGIATVGANNTQLVGLPASLMKEASNIRYMTHIKALFGLAY; this comes from the coding sequence ATGTCAAAAGAGATCGTTATTTTAGGTGCGGGCTTTGCGGGTGTACTAGCTGCTCAAACTGCTCGTAAATATTTATCTGCTGATGAAGCAAAAATTACTGTAGTCAATCAATTCCCGACTCACCAAATCATTACTGAATTACACCGTTTAGCTGGTGGTACTATTAATGAAGGTGCAGTTGCATTACCACTTGCAAAAATTTTCAAAGGTAAAGATATTAACCTTGAAATCGCTAAAGTAAACAGCTTTAACGTAGATGACAAAAAGGTTGTTTTATCAAATGGTAAAACATTATCATACGATACATTAGTTGTATCTTTAGGTTCTCAAACTGGTTTCTTCGGTATCCCAGGATTAGAAGAAAACTCATTTGTATTAAAATCAGTTGATGAAGCTAATGCTATTCGTGAGCACATCGAAGCACGTATTAAAGCATATGCGCAAACAAAAGACGAAGCAGATGCAACAATCGTTATCGGCGGTGGCGGTTTAACAGGTGTTGAACTTGTTGGTGAAATCGTTGACCACTTCCCGAAAGTGGCTGCGAAATATGGCGTAAACTTCTCTGATTTAAAAATTAAATTAGTAGAAGCAGGTCCTCGTATTTTACCAGTATTCCCTCCAAACTTAATTGACCGTGCAACTGAATCATTATCTAAACGCGGTGTAGAATTCATTACATCAACTCCTGTAACTGGTGTTGAAGGCAATGTAATTCAATTAAAAGACCGTGAACCAATCGTTGCGAACACATTAGTATGGACTGGTGGGGTAGCTGCACTTCCATTAGTAGCTGAATCTGGTCTTGCTGCTGACCGTGGTAAAGCAACAATCAACGACTTCTTACAATCAACTTCTCACCCTGAAGTATTTGTAATTGGTGATGCTTCTGCGCACATTCCAAACCCAGGTGATCGTCCAACTTACGCACCAACTGCACAAGTTGCATGGCAACAAGGTGAAATCGCTGGTTACAACATCTTTGCTCAAGTAAAAGGTGCTGACTATAAAGAATTCAAATTCACAAACTCAGGTACTTTAGGTTCACTTGGCCGTAAAGATGGTATCGCTACAGTAGGTGCTAACAATACACAACTTGTAGGTTTACCAGCATCATTAATGAAAGAAGCTTCAAACATCCGTTACATGACGCATATTAAAGCGTTATTCGGTTTAGCTTATTAA
- a CDS encoding DUF1641 domain-containing protein produces the protein MSEMNNQQVEKVSVTQEQLDVLDQLLKPEVQASLTTLVDNLPKLAEMTTLLTKAYDFANAVATDDTLKNDTVAAVTEMAAPVVGTAKSLAQTAIEAKDRAEESTETVGVFGLLKMIKDPQVQSVLRFANSFLQVSAERKLNK, from the coding sequence ATGTCAGAAATGAACAATCAACAGGTTGAAAAAGTATCTGTTACTCAAGAGCAATTAGACGTATTAGACCAATTATTAAAGCCAGAGGTACAAGCATCATTAACTACGCTTGTTGACAACCTTCCAAAATTGGCTGAAATGACAACTCTATTAACTAAAGCGTATGACTTTGCAAACGCTGTAGCTACAGACGATACATTAAAAAATGATACAGTTGCTGCAGTTACAGAAATGGCTGCTCCAGTAGTTGGTACAGCAAAATCTTTAGCGCAAACTGCTATTGAAGCAAAAGACCGTGCAGAAGAAAGCACTGAAACTGTTGGCGTATTTGGCTTATTAAAAATGATTAAAGATCCACAAGTACAAAGTGTACTACGTTTCGCAAACTCATTCTTACAAGTAAGCGCTGAGCGTAAATTAAACAAATAA
- the rarD gene encoding EamA family transporter RarD, with protein MSEQKKGVLFAAAAYIMWGLIPLYWKQVQHVSSIEILVGRVIWAFIFTAIFILIIGQRKQLIVDIKDLWLKQLQFWSLFIASIIISLNWGIYIWAVNNDHLLQASLGYYINPLISVIFGMFFFKEKLSKATILSVIIAAFGVCFQVFTGGTFPWVSLTLAISFAFYGVLKKKIPLDATRGLAIETLFILPFAIVGYIFLAQTSEVSFLHVDWKTNFFLIGSGIITALPLVLFAKGAQKIPLYLMGFIQFLSPTMSLLIGIFVYKEPFTGTEFFTFCCIWLAVFIFSLSKFVEARKRHSI; from the coding sequence ATGTCAGAACAGAAAAAAGGCGTGCTCTTTGCAGCGGCAGCCTATATTATGTGGGGGCTAATCCCACTGTACTGGAAACAAGTGCAACATGTATCCAGTATTGAAATTTTAGTTGGACGAGTTATTTGGGCGTTCATTTTCACAGCAATTTTCATCCTTATTATCGGGCAACGAAAACAGCTCATTGTCGATATTAAGGATTTATGGTTAAAACAACTCCAATTTTGGTCACTTTTTATAGCGTCCATTATCATTTCTCTTAACTGGGGTATTTACATTTGGGCGGTCAATAACGACCACTTATTACAAGCAAGCTTAGGCTATTATATTAATCCCCTGATTTCCGTAATATTCGGGATGTTTTTCTTTAAGGAAAAGTTATCTAAGGCAACGATTTTATCGGTCATCATCGCGGCATTTGGTGTTTGCTTTCAAGTGTTTACAGGTGGGACATTCCCTTGGGTATCGCTTACACTCGCGATAAGCTTTGCGTTTTACGGGGTATTGAAAAAGAAAATTCCGCTTGATGCGACGCGCGGTTTAGCGATTGAAACACTTTTCATTTTACCATTTGCAATTGTTGGTTATATTTTCTTAGCGCAAACTTCCGAAGTATCCTTTTTACACGTGGATTGGAAAACGAATTTCTTCTTAATCGGTAGTGGGATTATTACCGCATTACCCCTTGTATTATTCGCGAAGGGTGCACAAAAAATTCCGCTATATTTAATGGGTTTCATTCAATTTTTATCACCAACAATGAGCCTACTAATCGGTATATTTGTTTATAAAGAGCCATTTACAGGAACTGAGTTTTTCACATTCTGCTGTATTTGGTTAGCCGTATTTATTTTTTCTCTTTCAAAATTTGTCGAGGCGAGAAAACGTCATTCAATCTAA
- a CDS encoding SDR family NAD(P)-dependent oxidoreductase: MNLGLQGKVVLVTGGSKGIGLYSALQFVKEGAKVAIAARGEAGLAEAKAIIQEQTGIEVFTVVADISKEADCKRIVEETVARYGKLEILINNAGTASANSFEDVDTPLWQADLDLKLFGAIHTSKYAVAFMKAAGHGAIVNLSAVLAKTPPAESLPTTVSRAAGLALTKAMSNDLGKYNIRVNAVCIGLIRSSQIEARWKKAMPHKSWDTYSKEVGKTIPLGRIGNTEEAANAIVFLASDAASYITGTAINMDGGAGGTL; this comes from the coding sequence ATGAATTTAGGCTTACAAGGCAAAGTGGTTTTAGTTACTGGAGGTAGTAAAGGAATTGGTCTTTATAGTGCACTACAATTTGTAAAAGAAGGTGCAAAGGTTGCCATTGCGGCACGTGGTGAAGCTGGACTTGCGGAGGCAAAAGCAATTATTCAAGAGCAAACGGGTATTGAAGTTTTTACCGTGGTTGCGGATATTTCAAAAGAGGCGGATTGCAAACGTATTGTCGAGGAAACTGTGGCGCGATATGGCAAGCTCGAAATTTTGATTAACAATGCAGGGACAGCTTCCGCAAATAGTTTCGAGGACGTCGATACCCCATTATGGCAAGCGGATTTAGATTTAAAATTATTTGGCGCCATACATACCTCAAAATACGCAGTTGCCTTCATGAAGGCGGCAGGTCATGGTGCCATCGTCAATTTATCAGCGGTACTAGCAAAAACACCGCCAGCAGAGAGCCTTCCAACAACAGTAAGCCGCGCAGCTGGACTTGCTCTCACAAAAGCGATGAGCAATGATTTAGGCAAATACAATATTCGTGTCAATGCGGTATGTATTGGTCTCATCCGTAGTAGTCAAATTGAAGCGCGCTGGAAAAAAGCGATGCCCCATAAATCATGGGATACCTATTCAAAAGAAGTCGGCAAAACTATCCCACTTGGTCGTATCGGAAACACGGAAGAAGCAGCCAATGCCATCGTCTTTTTAGCATCGGACGCGGCGAGCTATATTACAGGTACAGCGATTAATATGGACGGTGGGGCTGGTGGAACGCTTTAA
- a CDS encoding DUF5412 domain-containing protein translates to MKKFMKMGLIVGTCLLALLGYGIYRAFFDMSHLPTGEFLTEEVSPDGSYTLKAYVTNGGATVSYAVIGELIFNNQNKKPKNIYWNYREENAVIEWVDDQTVIINGHSLKVPNETFDFRNP, encoded by the coding sequence ATGAAAAAATTCATGAAAATGGGACTTATCGTTGGTACATGTCTACTAGCATTACTCGGTTACGGCATTTATCGGGCATTTTTCGATATGAGTCATTTGCCAACAGGAGAGTTTCTGACTGAAGAAGTATCCCCTGATGGCTCATATACTCTAAAAGCCTATGTCACAAATGGCGGTGCAACCGTGTCATATGCTGTTATAGGTGAACTTATTTTTAATAACCAAAATAAAAAGCCAAAAAATATTTATTGGAATTACCGCGAAGAAAATGCAGTAATCGAATGGGTTGACGATCAAACGGTCATCATTAATGGGCATTCCTTAAAGGTGCCAAATGAAACATTTGATTTCCGTAATCCGTAA
- a CDS encoding ABC transporter ATP-binding protein, translating to MANETISSKEQRDVLKRLLSYLKPHKKLLSIALFFLVLTVIGDIIGPYLIKIYIDDHLMVGSFDLKPVLILGISYFTIQILNVVITYYQSLKFQELALKVIQQLRIDVFSKIHKLGMRYFDQVPAGSIVSRATNDTEAIKDMFVSVLISFVQAAFLIIGVYIAMFFLNVKLALVMLLLLPVIIYIILLYRRMSAVVYMRMREKLGELNARLSETLSGMSIVQVFRQEKRFNDDFDTINDEHFDAMMANTKMNSLLLRPIIDLVYFTAIVILLFYFGWTSFDTAVEVGVVYAFVTYMNRFFDPINQMMERLALFQQAIVAASRVFALMDNEELEPKQQDQPLSVTDGHIEFKDVSFSYDGKQDVLKNISFTVNPGETVALVGHTGSGKSSIINLLMRFYEFERGEILVDGQSIKQYSQQELRDKMGLVLQDPFLFYGTIDSNIRLHNESLSLKDVKEAAEFVQANEFIEALPDGYQNRVTERGSTFSSGQRQLIAFARTIATNPKVLVLDEATAAIDTETEVGIQQSLEKMRKGRTTIAIAHRLSTIQDAEQILVLHKGEIVERGTHQELLAQKGLYEKMFLLQNGIVE from the coding sequence ATGGCGAATGAAACGATTTCAAGTAAAGAACAACGCGACGTATTAAAACGATTGCTTTCGTATTTAAAGCCACATAAAAAGCTGTTGTCAATCGCACTCTTCTTCCTTGTATTAACGGTAATTGGTGATATTATTGGACCCTATTTAATTAAAATCTACATTGATGACCATTTAATGGTTGGCAGTTTTGACTTGAAACCTGTCCTTATTTTAGGGATTAGTTATTTTACGATACAAATATTAAACGTGGTTATTACCTATTATCAAAGCTTGAAATTCCAAGAGCTTGCACTTAAAGTCATTCAACAGCTACGAATTGATGTCTTTTCAAAAATTCATAAGCTAGGTATGCGTTATTTTGACCAAGTACCAGCGGGTTCGATCGTATCACGTGCGACAAATGATACGGAAGCGATAAAAGATATGTTCGTGAGCGTTTTGATCAGTTTCGTGCAAGCGGCATTTTTAATAATCGGTGTGTACATCGCGATGTTCTTCTTAAATGTGAAGCTCGCACTCGTGATGCTACTTTTATTGCCAGTTATTATTTATATTATTTTGCTATACCGACGTATGAGTGCCGTTGTTTACATGCGCATGCGTGAAAAGCTAGGGGAATTGAATGCCCGTCTTTCTGAAACATTATCAGGGATGAGCATCGTGCAAGTATTCCGCCAAGAAAAACGCTTTAATGATGACTTCGATACGATTAATGATGAGCATTTTGATGCGATGATGGCCAACACGAAAATGAACAGTTTATTACTTCGCCCAATCATTGATTTAGTGTATTTTACGGCGATTGTTATTTTGTTATTTTACTTTGGTTGGACTTCGTTTGATACAGCGGTGGAAGTTGGGGTTGTGTATGCATTCGTAACGTATATGAACCGTTTCTTTGACCCTATCAATCAAATGATGGAGCGTTTAGCGTTATTCCAGCAAGCGATCGTTGCAGCGTCGCGTGTTTTTGCATTAATGGATAATGAAGAACTAGAACCGAAACAACAGGATCAGCCATTGTCTGTAACGGACGGGCACATTGAATTTAAAGACGTATCGTTTAGTTATGACGGCAAGCAGGATGTGTTGAAAAATATTTCATTTACCGTGAATCCAGGTGAAACGGTAGCACTGGTTGGCCATACGGGAAGCGGGAAAAGTTCCATTATTAACTTACTCATGCGCTTTTATGAATTTGAGCGTGGAGAAATTCTAGTCGATGGGCAATCGATTAAACAATATTCACAACAAGAATTGCGCGATAAAATGGGCTTAGTTCTACAGGATCCATTCCTGTTCTACGGGACAATTGACTCCAATATCCGTCTCCATAATGAAAGCCTAAGCTTAAAAGATGTGAAGGAAGCGGCAGAATTCGTGCAGGCCAATGAGTTCATTGAAGCGTTACCAGATGGCTATCAAAATCGTGTCACAGAGCGCGGTTCGACATTTTCAAGTGGTCAGCGTCAGTTAATCGCTTTTGCGCGCACGATTGCGACGAATCCGAAAGTACTTGTACTGGATGAGGCGACAGCTGCAATTGATACGGAAACCGAAGTGGGGATCCAACAATCGCTTGAGAAAATGCGTAAAGGACGTACAACGATTGCCATTGCACACCGTTTGTCGACGATTCAAGACGCCGAGCAAATTTTAGTGCTGCATAAAGGGGAAATCGTCGAGCGGGGGACGCATCAAGAGTTACTCGCTCAAAAAGGGTTATATGAAAAAATGTTCTTACTACAAAATGGAATAGTGGAATAA
- a CDS encoding HTH domain-containing protein produces MFQYLKLYQSFQSVEQMDEHVEKHLKFQELTKSEQRILRAISQHALATPGAAHLKAKTIAEKLQITTKTVYRAVKKLQEIGVLEKIAQTKMNGIKGANIYVICPFVPSKMSERVKAEETTAPSIPQPKDEAQSLFFQSSFSSNKLIVTKTLWHEKLIAIYTDWPINETLVNQLEEAIVQLPIENAKDFDRAKWIIRELLVRIQTGVLTVHSSFKAVTLGAYKKWFIPPTAIESEVAPSKRPVPFYDWLTIRESI; encoded by the coding sequence ATGTTCCAGTATTTAAAATTGTACCAATCATTTCAATCCGTTGAGCAAATGGACGAGCATGTCGAAAAACATTTGAAGTTTCAGGAGTTAACGAAATCCGAGCAGCGAATTTTACGTGCTATTAGCCAGCATGCACTCGCAACACCGGGTGCTGCCCATTTAAAGGCTAAAACGATTGCAGAAAAACTACAAATAACAACGAAAACGGTGTATCGCGCGGTAAAAAAATTACAGGAAATAGGCGTGTTAGAAAAAATCGCGCAAACGAAAATGAATGGCATAAAAGGTGCTAATATTTATGTTATTTGTCCTTTTGTCCCATCGAAAATGTCTGAACGAGTAAAAGCGGAAGAAACCACAGCACCAAGCATTCCACAACCAAAAGATGAAGCCCAATCTCTTTTCTTTCAATCATCTTTTAGTAGTAATAAATTAATAGTAACGAAAACGCTATGGCATGAAAAATTAATAGCTATTTACACAGATTGGCCGATTAACGAAACATTAGTAAACCAATTAGAAGAAGCAATTGTTCAATTACCGATTGAAAACGCAAAAGACTTTGACCGTGCAAAGTGGATAATTAGGGAGTTATTAGTACGTATTCAAACGGGTGTATTAACAGTTCATAGTAGCTTTAAAGCAGTAACACTTGGGGCATATAAAAAATGGTTTATCCCACCAACAGCAATCGAAAGTGAAGTCGCTCCATCCAAACGTCCAGTGCCATTTTATGATTGGTTAACAATTCGCGAATCAATTTAA
- a CDS encoding methyl-accepting chemotaxis protein, with amino-acid sequence MSIRNKLLTGFAISIFVTVLACITIFIQLKNIESQYSDTLNTGLPQTYSTAELSRLSMAQATLVQNYIMGKDTKQAIQTRRDEVNGLISELDQSLNNDNETAQALITSIKEKAEVMHQSFDEALSLKDKKGLATAADYYINTAGMNVITFMDDATLLSSEISETFVKAQNDADAKMNRAFIITIIAIIIAIAAGVITALFITKRIAKPMHKLEQHVQEITNGNLAIEPLTIHSKDEIGNLSLAMNEMKDTLTKLLYNLSDNAGHLSSTSEELMASAEEVNAAASIMLDGAKAGAQSASNMSTSAMESSTAMDETATAVQKIAQSTQDLHSFASQTEDMAKSGSQNIHTASDQMSSIYQSTKLTTELIQKLSQQSKEIETITQVITGISDQTNLLALNAAIEAARAGEHGKGFAVVADEVRKLAEESNRSAGKIGTLTNEIQQDTKNVEQAIEVSLNNVEQGVGIIELAGQTFDQIVGAIEDMKEQIEDVSAVTEQISATAEEVAASVSEIARSSEMTRLSAEQSFDSSEQQMSSLQEISAVANDLSGRAQELQQVVSNYRL; translated from the coding sequence ATGTCAATTAGAAATAAGTTGCTAACTGGCTTTGCTATTTCTATTTTCGTAACGGTATTAGCATGTATCACAATATTTATCCAGCTAAAAAATATTGAGTCACAATACAGTGACACATTAAACACGGGTTTACCACAAACGTATTCAACAGCTGAACTTAGTCGGCTTTCAATGGCACAGGCTACATTAGTGCAAAATTATATTATGGGAAAAGATACGAAGCAAGCCATTCAAACGAGGCGCGATGAAGTGAATGGTCTGATTAGTGAGCTGGATCAAAGCCTAAATAATGACAATGAAACAGCCCAAGCATTAATTACTAGTATAAAAGAAAAAGCAGAAGTAATGCATCAATCATTTGATGAAGCACTTTCTTTAAAAGATAAAAAAGGATTAGCAACAGCGGCTGACTACTATATTAATACGGCAGGCATGAACGTTATTACATTTATGGACGATGCGACGTTACTATCTAGTGAAATATCAGAAACATTTGTGAAAGCACAAAATGATGCCGATGCAAAAATGAATCGCGCATTCATCATTACAATTATTGCGATTATTATAGCAATTGCAGCTGGGGTCATTACAGCACTATTCATAACGAAACGTATTGCAAAACCGATGCATAAGTTAGAACAGCATGTGCAAGAAATTACGAATGGAAATTTAGCAATCGAACCATTAACAATCCATTCGAAAGATGAAATCGGCAATCTGTCTCTCGCAATGAACGAAATGAAAGACACACTAACAAAGCTTCTTTATAATTTATCGGATAATGCGGGTCATTTAAGTTCAACGTCTGAAGAGTTAATGGCATCAGCGGAAGAAGTAAATGCAGCAGCATCTATCATGCTTGACGGTGCAAAAGCCGGAGCTCAATCAGCATCGAATATGTCAACGTCTGCAATGGAAAGTTCAACAGCGATGGATGAAACAGCAACTGCGGTTCAAAAAATAGCTCAATCCACACAGGATCTGCATAGCTTTGCTAGTCAAACAGAGGACATGGCGAAATCTGGATCTCAAAATATCCATACAGCAAGTGATCAAATGTCATCCATTTATCAATCAACCAAGTTAACGACTGAATTAATTCAAAAGTTAAGTCAGCAATCAAAAGAAATCGAAACTATTACACAGGTCATTACGGGTATTTCGGATCAAACGAATTTGCTAGCACTCAATGCAGCGATTGAAGCAGCCCGCGCTGGTGAACATGGAAAGGGCTTTGCAGTCGTTGCTGATGAAGTTCGTAAGTTAGCAGAGGAATCGAATCGTTCAGCGGGGAAAATTGGTACCCTTACAAATGAAATTCAACAAGATACGAAAAATGTGGAACAGGCAATTGAAGTAAGTTTAAATAATGTGGAACAAGGAGTAGGCATTATTGAACTAGCTGGCCAAACATTCGATCAAATCGTAGGAGCCATTGAGGATATGAAGGAGCAAATTGAAGATGTTTCAGCTGTCACAGAGCAAATTTCTGCAACGGCAGAGGAAGTTGCAGCTTCAGTATCAGAGATTGCCCGTTCTTCAGAAATGACACGTTTAAGTGCAGAGCAATCATTCGATTCATCTGAACAGCAAATGTCATCATTACAAGAAATATCAGCGGTTGCCAATGATTTAAGCGGTCGTGCTCAAGAATTACAACAAGTCGTATCGAATTATCGATTATAA